The Nitriliruptor alkaliphilus DSM 45188 genome includes a region encoding these proteins:
- a CDS encoding ABC transporter substrate-binding protein produces MSQQRRVVAAVAAFALLLTACGSRLTDEQREFALAGGGGGTGVGDQLAAGEGLGEADLLDETDLDLPEAGGAEVGPEGGDTAPDAAAGGAGSGGGDGSGDGDGSGGGDGSGDGDGSGGGDGAANSNDTRAAPPGGNGGATDTGVTEDRIVLANVSDISGAVPGLFEDAQKAAAAYVAYFTASEGTIYGRQLQLLPLDSRLDAGQARAQYLRACEEAFAGVGSMSAFEEGAAGPVKDCGIPDVRATTTSAEMQRLPNVYSGEVQTVGNVNGSAFRYWAEQHPEAVKKAAYLWIENSTTNFQTGQNRKALAKVGYNWVYEQPIQIAETNYAAFVIEMKNRGVEFVTFQGDYTQAIRLRQAMQQQNFEPVVYGLQPNIYSPRFLEAGGSSVEGTEIYMSAVPLEEIGNNEEMQLYAQWLKQVDPRAHPTYLGLYAWSVSKLTVETLKKIGPEVTRAKLIAELDKVTGWTGNGLHAPQDIGPRRNNDCHLVVQVQDGRFVRTWPAKDWVCRDRALRVD; encoded by the coding sequence GCAGCGGTGGCAGCGTTCGCGCTGCTGCTGACGGCCTGCGGCTCACGGCTGACCGACGAACAGCGCGAGTTCGCGCTCGCCGGTGGCGGCGGGGGCACCGGCGTGGGCGATCAGCTCGCGGCCGGCGAGGGCCTCGGGGAGGCGGACCTGCTCGACGAGACCGATCTCGACCTGCCGGAGGCCGGTGGCGCCGAGGTCGGTCCGGAGGGCGGCGACACCGCACCGGATGCGGCCGCCGGCGGCGCCGGCTCGGGCGGCGGTGACGGCTCGGGCGATGGTGACGGGTCGGGCGGTGGTGACGGCTCGGGCGATGGTGACGGCTCGGGCGGCGGCGATGGCGCGGCGAACTCGAACGACACCCGCGCGGCACCGCCCGGTGGCAACGGGGGCGCCACCGACACGGGTGTCACCGAGGACCGCATCGTGCTCGCCAACGTGTCGGACATCTCGGGTGCGGTGCCGGGCCTGTTCGAGGACGCGCAGAAGGCCGCCGCGGCGTACGTGGCGTACTTCACCGCCAGCGAGGGCACGATCTACGGCCGTCAGTTGCAGCTGCTGCCGCTCGACTCCCGGTTGGACGCGGGCCAGGCCCGTGCCCAGTACCTGCGGGCCTGCGAGGAGGCGTTCGCCGGCGTGGGCTCGATGTCGGCGTTCGAGGAGGGCGCTGCCGGCCCGGTCAAGGACTGCGGGATCCCGGACGTGCGTGCGACCACCACGAGCGCCGAGATGCAGCGGCTGCCGAACGTGTACTCCGGTGAGGTGCAGACCGTCGGCAACGTCAACGGGTCGGCGTTCCGGTACTGGGCCGAGCAGCACCCCGAGGCGGTGAAGAAGGCCGCCTACCTCTGGATCGAGAACTCGACGACGAACTTCCAGACCGGCCAGAACCGCAAGGCCCTCGCCAAGGTCGGTTACAACTGGGTCTACGAGCAGCCGATCCAGATCGCCGAGACCAACTACGCGGCGTTCGTGATCGAGATGAAGAACCGCGGCGTCGAGTTCGTCACCTTCCAGGGCGACTACACCCAGGCCATCCGCCTGCGCCAGGCGATGCAGCAGCAGAACTTCGAGCCCGTGGTCTACGGGCTGCAGCCGAACATCTACAGCCCGCGCTTCCTGGAGGCCGGCGGCTCGTCGGTCGAGGGCACCGAGATCTACATGTCGGCGGTCCCCCTCGAGGAGATCGGCAACAACGAGGAGATGCAGCTCTACGCCCAGTGGCTCAAGCAGGTCGATCCGCGGGCGCACCCGACCTACCTCGGGCTGTACGCGTGGTCGGTGAGCAAGCTGACGGTCGAGACGCTCAAGAAGATCGGTCCGGAGGTCACCCGGGCCAAGCTCATCGCCGAGCTCGACAAGGTGACCGGCTGGACCGGGAACGGGCTACACGCGCCGCAGGACATCGGCCCGCGCCGCAACAACGACTGCCACCTCGTCGTCCAGGTCCAGGACGGCAGGTTCGTGCGCACCTGGCCGGCCAAGGACTGGGTCTGTCGTGACCGCGCGTTGCGAGTCGACTGA
- a CDS encoding ABC transporter permease subunit — translation MTELLTFTVLGLVIGAAYAIASSGLVITYATSNVFNVAHGATGMVMAFLYWELQVGRGLPPWLALILVVGVVAPLFGALLERTVTRRLTAASTTVSLTVTVGILLLLVGIAQVVWPPAGRTVEPFLPNVSWSLAGVQVTGHQFITFGLAVVVAGGLYVLLNRTRTGTAMRALVDDRTLLALHGARPQLLGSLSWAIGSALAALAGILLVSEIGLDYITLTLLVINAYAAAMVGRLVDLPRTFVGAMILGLVQAYFVLGLRYVPDVGPDLTNMLSGLRAALPTIFLFVTMLLLPQEKLRVGSVAGAAMVRVPSRTRTIGWGLGLIAAVAIGTGFLGPSAISGVSRALAVGLIMLSLVLLTGYGGDVSLGQMSFVGVGALVVARVFGSLDPVAIVAAAIVAGLVGALVALPALRLRGLYLGLGTLAFAAAMDKLVFESSLLGFQLGGSVTIERPTMLGVSLVGERAYAIATAVAFVAVAWGLLALRRGRFGRLLLATRDSPAACGTLGLSTTRTRVAVFALSAAMAGFAGAVFTGVNIAVGATDFQMFQSLPLLLLAVIGGVTSVTGALVGGILLGLGPVLADVTGSTGQTQFIFIGLAAIVFGRDPNGLAGLLFERFRPVAGPLEEREPDPVLDVAGPADDARTEVSIVGAP, via the coding sequence ATGACCGAGCTGCTGACCTTCACGGTGCTCGGGCTGGTGATCGGCGCCGCCTACGCGATCGCGTCCAGCGGCCTGGTCATCACCTACGCGACCTCGAACGTGTTCAACGTCGCGCACGGGGCCACCGGGATGGTCATGGCGTTCCTGTACTGGGAGCTCCAGGTGGGGCGCGGGCTCCCGCCGTGGCTGGCCCTGATCCTCGTGGTCGGGGTGGTCGCCCCGCTGTTCGGCGCGTTGCTCGAACGCACCGTGACCCGCCGCCTGACCGCCGCGTCCACGACGGTCTCGCTGACCGTGACCGTCGGGATCCTGCTGCTGCTCGTCGGCATCGCCCAGGTCGTGTGGCCACCGGCCGGCCGCACCGTCGAGCCGTTCCTGCCGAACGTGAGCTGGTCGCTCGCCGGGGTGCAGGTCACCGGCCATCAGTTCATCACCTTCGGTCTCGCCGTGGTCGTCGCCGGTGGCCTGTACGTCCTCCTCAACCGGACGCGCACGGGGACCGCGATGCGGGCGCTCGTCGACGACCGCACCCTCCTCGCGCTCCACGGGGCCCGACCGCAGTTGCTCGGGTCGCTGTCCTGGGCGATCGGCAGCGCGCTCGCAGCGCTGGCGGGGATCCTGCTGGTCTCCGAGATCGGCCTCGACTACATCACGCTGACCCTGCTGGTCATCAACGCCTACGCCGCGGCGATGGTGGGGCGACTGGTCGACCTGCCGCGGACCTTCGTCGGCGCGATGATCCTGGGTTTGGTGCAGGCCTACTTCGTGCTCGGGTTGCGCTACGTCCCGGACGTCGGCCCGGACCTGACCAACATGCTGTCGGGGCTGCGTGCGGCGCTGCCGACCATCTTCCTGTTCGTCACGATGCTGTTGTTGCCCCAGGAGAAGCTGCGTGTCGGCTCGGTGGCCGGCGCGGCGATGGTGCGCGTCCCCTCGCGGACCCGGACGATCGGCTGGGGGCTCGGCCTGATCGCCGCGGTGGCCATCGGGACCGGGTTCCTCGGGCCGTCGGCGATATCGGGCGTGAGCCGGGCGCTGGCCGTCGGGTTGATCATGCTCTCGCTGGTGCTCCTCACCGGGTACGGCGGTGACGTGTCGCTCGGGCAGATGTCGTTCGTCGGCGTGGGCGCCCTGGTGGTGGCTCGGGTCTTCGGGTCCCTGGACCCCGTCGCGATCGTCGCCGCGGCGATCGTCGCTGGGCTCGTCGGGGCCCTCGTCGCGCTCCCCGCGCTGCGTCTGCGCGGGCTGTACCTCGGCCTCGGGACCCTGGCGTTCGCGGCGGCTATGGACAAGCTCGTGTTCGAGTCGAGCCTGCTCGGCTTCCAGCTCGGTGGGTCGGTCACGATCGAGCGGCCGACGATGCTCGGGGTCTCGTTGGTCGGTGAACGCGCCTACGCGATCGCGACGGCCGTCGCGTTCGTGGCCGTCGCCTGGGGGCTGCTCGCGCTGCGGCGTGGACGGTTCGGCCGTCTGCTCCTGGCCACGCGCGACTCGCCGGCCGCCTGTGGGACGCTCGGGCTGTCCACCACCCGGACGCGTGTCGCCGTCTTCGCCCTCTCCGCCGCCATGGCCGGCTTCGCGGGTGCGGTCTTCACCGGCGTCAACATCGCCGTGGGCGCGACCGACTTCCAGATGTTCCAGAGCCTGCCGCTGCTCCTGCTCGCGGTCATCGGCGGGGTCACCTCGGTGACCGGCGCGCTGGTCGGGGGCATCCTGCTCGGCCTCGGGCCGGTGCTGGCCGACGTGACCGGCTCGACCGGCCAGACCCAGTTCATCTTCATCGGCCTGGCCGCGATCGTGTTCGGCCGCGACCCGAACGGGCTCGCCGGTCTGCTGTTCGAACGGTTCCGGCCTGTCGCCGGACCACTCGAGGAGCGCGAGCCGGACCCGGTCCTCGACGTGGCCGGACCCGCCGACGACGCCCGGACGGAGGTGAGCATCGTTGGCGCTCCTTGA
- a CDS encoding ABC transporter ATP-binding protein has protein sequence MALLEIRDVRVVFGGIVAVDACSLELDAGRVQGLIGPNGAGKTTTFNVVTGLQAPTAGSIWLDGEDLTSVAPHLRARRGLARTFQRLEVFGSLSVRDNVRVALEIRDSWGTSGHGSTRGGAERLLDRVGIRGFADQPADAVPTGIARLTELARALAIGPRVLLLDEPSSGLNEEETHALGELLIRLADEGVAVLMVEHDVDLVMRTCSWIDVLDFGRIIASGPPAVIRDDPDVQAAYLGAEVDEAAADVAAVAGERRS, from the coding sequence TTGGCGCTCCTTGAGATCCGCGATGTCCGGGTGGTCTTCGGCGGCATCGTCGCCGTCGACGCCTGCTCCCTCGAGCTCGACGCCGGTCGCGTCCAGGGTCTGATCGGCCCGAACGGTGCCGGCAAGACCACCACCTTCAACGTCGTCACGGGTCTCCAGGCGCCGACCGCAGGGTCGATCTGGCTCGACGGTGAGGACCTGACGTCGGTGGCGCCGCACCTGCGGGCCCGCCGTGGTCTCGCACGTACCTTCCAGCGCCTCGAGGTGTTCGGCTCCCTGTCGGTCCGGGACAACGTCCGGGTCGCGCTCGAGATCCGCGACTCCTGGGGCACGAGCGGCCACGGTTCCACGCGCGGTGGGGCGGAGCGGCTGCTCGACCGTGTCGGGATCCGCGGGTTCGCTGACCAGCCAGCGGACGCGGTGCCGACCGGCATCGCACGGCTGACCGAGCTCGCCCGGGCCCTGGCCATCGGCCCGCGCGTGCTGCTCCTGGACGAGCCGTCCTCCGGCCTCAACGAGGAGGAGACCCACGCCCTCGGCGAGCTGCTGATCCGCCTGGCCGACGAGGGTGTCGCGGTCCTCATGGTCGAGCACGACGTCGACCTGGTGATGCGGACCTGCTCGTGGATCGACGTGCTCGACTTCGGCCGGATCATCGCCAGTGGGCCACCGGCGGTGATCCGCGACGACCCGGACGTCCAGGCGGCCTACCTCGGTGCCGAGGTCGACGAGGCAGCAGCGGACGTCGCCGCCGTCGCCGGGGAGAGACGGTCGTGA
- a CDS encoding ABC transporter ATP-binding protein, protein MTEPILELRGIDAAYGRIQVLRGIDLTVPRGSVVALLGPNGAGKTTILKVASGQIAPTAGCVHVAGRHVNGATPDELARHGMCTVVEGRGIFPNLTVRENLSLASFAAERSVADIQDEAYTRFPRLGERQGQLAGRLSGGEQQMLAMARALASQPALLLLDELSMGLAPLIVEQLYDVVRQLGEDGLSVLVVEQFARTALAVADYGVLVVNGRVTAVGQPQDLGDQLSAAYLGGDT, encoded by the coding sequence GTGACCGAGCCCATCCTCGAGCTGCGCGGCATCGACGCCGCCTACGGCCGCATCCAGGTGCTGCGCGGCATCGACCTGACCGTCCCGCGCGGGTCGGTGGTTGCGTTGCTCGGTCCGAACGGTGCCGGCAAGACCACCATCCTGAAGGTCGCGTCGGGCCAGATCGCACCGACCGCCGGGTGCGTGCACGTCGCCGGCCGCCACGTCAACGGCGCCACCCCCGACGAGCTCGCGCGGCACGGGATGTGCACCGTCGTGGAGGGCCGGGGCATCTTCCCCAACCTCACCGTGCGCGAGAACCTGTCGCTGGCGAGCTTCGCGGCCGAGCGTTCCGTCGCGGACATCCAGGACGAGGCCTACACCCGCTTCCCCCGGCTCGGGGAGCGTCAGGGGCAGCTGGCCGGCCGGCTCTCGGGGGGCGAGCAGCAGATGCTGGCGATGGCGCGGGCCCTGGCCAGCCAGCCGGCCCTGCTGCTGCTCGACGAGCTGTCGATGGGGCTCGCCCCGCTCATCGTCGAACAGCTCTACGACGTGGTGCGCCAGCTCGGCGAGGACGGCCTGTCGGTGCTGGTGGTCGAACAGTTCGCCCGGACGGCCCTCGCGGTCGCCGACTACGGCGTGCTCGTGGTCAACGGACGTGTGACGGCGGTCGGTCAGCCGCAGGACCTCGGCGACCAACTGTCCGCGGCCTACCTCGGAGGTGACACGTGA
- a CDS encoding choice-of-anchor P family protein, with protein sequence MSLLRTLRRSGAAAGVLGLVLIAAAPDAGNVRTDPGDIAGFGIDATAAPITVRIFEQTIPIPADPGVPQAEITTGHSWTTLGGGPTSRAVASLVWPGPGVGDGYGNFAEAFGMDPESTYPLRAAAQFPSGPLTEDNELPHGGGMWAHALGLDVEAEAEFAGELLPGLLGAGTARSVSRSTVEDGLGTAVADSILSEVSLLEGLISVDGVRTRLVATTDGVEATVRGATDVTGLVVAGTRYAIDRDGVRVEAEDEDSPFAGTPSLPLRLLGVVDLQDLIGIRVEAGLVEDLEASEDIAEAGRRAEGVTITLDASPLFDLANALPTDELLALLPDDLRGPVLQLLGLSPTVEIALGFAEVEASATEAFVFEIPDLPPPPPLDDLGAAPPPDLGAPGDLGDLPGAPDLGAPDLGDVGAPSVSAQPDPGPEAPAVALPTTSAGSVPDGIGLAAQLLLLTGGLVGLAAWGLERLRGAAFAVPAGAAACRGGAARGVPDLRT encoded by the coding sequence GTGAGCCTGCTCAGGACGCTCCGACGCAGCGGCGCGGCCGCTGGCGTGCTCGGCCTGGTGCTGATCGCGGCCGCACCCGACGCCGGGAACGTGCGCACCGACCCCGGCGACATCGCGGGTTTCGGCATCGACGCCACCGCGGCACCGATCACCGTGCGGATCTTCGAGCAGACCATCCCGATCCCTGCCGACCCGGGCGTCCCGCAGGCCGAGATCACCACCGGGCACAGCTGGACCACCCTCGGCGGCGGTCCGACGAGTCGTGCCGTGGCGAGCCTCGTGTGGCCGGGCCCCGGCGTCGGCGACGGCTACGGCAACTTCGCCGAGGCGTTCGGCATGGACCCCGAGTCGACCTACCCGCTCCGTGCCGCTGCCCAGTTCCCCTCGGGGCCGTTGACGGAGGACAACGAGCTGCCCCACGGTGGCGGCATGTGGGCCCACGCCCTCGGGCTCGACGTCGAGGCCGAGGCCGAGTTCGCCGGAGAGCTGCTCCCGGGCCTCCTCGGCGCGGGGACGGCACGTTCGGTCAGTCGCAGCACCGTCGAGGACGGCCTCGGGACGGCCGTGGCGGACTCCATCCTCTCCGAGGTCTCCCTGCTCGAGGGACTGATCTCGGTGGACGGGGTCCGCACCCGGCTCGTGGCGACCACCGACGGGGTCGAGGCCACCGTCCGCGGCGCGACCGACGTGACCGGACTGGTCGTCGCCGGGACCCGTTACGCCATCGACCGCGACGGCGTCCGTGTCGAGGCCGAGGACGAGGACAGCCCGTTCGCGGGCACGCCGTCGTTGCCTTTGCGGCTGCTCGGCGTCGTCGATCTGCAGGACCTGATCGGCATCCGCGTCGAGGCGGGTCTGGTCGAGGATCTCGAGGCCAGCGAGGACATCGCCGAGGCGGGCCGCCGGGCCGAGGGGGTCACGATCACCCTCGACGCCAGCCCGTTGTTCGACCTGGCCAACGCGCTGCCGACCGACGAGCTGCTCGCGTTGCTGCCCGACGACCTGCGGGGACCGGTCCTGCAGCTGCTCGGTCTGTCACCGACCGTCGAGATCGCGCTCGGGTTCGCCGAGGTCGAGGCCTCGGCGACCGAAGCCTTCGTCTTCGAGATCCCCGACCTGCCACCGCCCCCGCCGCTCGACGACCTCGGCGCAGCGCCGCCACCCGACCTCGGTGCTCCCGGTGACCTCGGCGACCTGCCGGGGGCACCCGACCTCGGCGCGCCCGATCTCGGTGATGTCGGAGCGCCGTCGGTCAGCGCCCAGCCCGACCCGGGACCCGAGGCGCCGGCGGTGGCACTGCCGACGACCTCGGCCGGCAGCGTCCCCGACGGCATCGGGCTGGCCGCTCAGCTGCTGCTGCTGACCGGGGGCCTGGTCGGGCTGGCAGCGTGGGGGCTCGAGCGGCTCCGCGGCGCCGCGTTCGCCGTTCCGGCCGGCGCCGCAGCCTGTCGCGGCGGCGCGGCGCGCGGCGTCCCCGACCTCCGCACGTGA